CTGCTGTGATAAATCTATATCTGGGGGAATAGGATACTTTTGAGGAAATGCTGCCTGAATTTCCCTGACTAACTGCTGCTTAATTTGATTCGCTGCTGCAATTGGTTTACTTCCCCATTGAAAAACTTTTAAATAGGTAGTACGCTGTAGCTGCCAAACAAAAATAGATAATTCACCGTTAGGCAAGCCATCAAACTGAAGACGAATGCCGTCGGGAGTAGCAGTTTTTTTACCCTTTATGGGTTGCCATTCTTGTAACCAAGTTTTTACCGCTTCTATATCGACAGTAGGTATTTCCGTGTACAGTAACTCTTTCATATATAAAGATTATTTTCTTTTTAAAAAGATTTTAAAACAAAGTTGAATTAGGTAGGAATGGGCTACACTTGCGAGGTAATTTGACCGTTGGTCAGATAAGTCTTCTTGTTAGTACACAATAACTAATTTGTCCTCATATTGCTGTTTTATATTTATGGATTATCCCATTCCCGCTAACACAGAAGAAATATTGGCACTAAGAAATAGTTCCGTTAATGAAGAAGTTATTGCCAGTGCGATCGCAGGTGTGATACAAATAGCTCGTCAACAAGGACAGTCTCTAGAAGATTTGACCGCAGGAATTCTCAAAGACGACAGCCTTTTAGAATTAGATCGACGCAAGTGGTTGAGTGAATTGATTGCCCAGGCTTGGATCATGTTGCCTTCTTTAAAGGATGAAGGATGAGGAATGATGTTCAAACTTGTAGCAAATCTATTATATGATGCCAGAAAAAAAATTTCGTTTTGCTAGCGATGCAGCAGGAAGAGAATACAAAAAATTACCAGCGAATATTCAAAAAGACTTTGGTAGTAGTTTAAATCTAGTCCAGAACAACATAAAACCTTTTCTACCTATAACTCAATTAAGCAGTATCGGCGCAGGAGTCTTCGAGCTAAAAATACAGGGGAGTCCAGCCTATAGATGCGTATACATAGCAAAATACGCAAATACTGTTTTTGTCTTACATTCATTTGTTAAGACAACTAATAAAACAGACCAGCAAGCAATAAACACAGCTACTAAGAGATATAAGGAATTGATGGCTAAACTAAGCGCGATTGCAAATAGAAATAAGAGTGGAAAATGATTACGCAAGCTCAGGGGCTTTAAATTCAAATCTTATGCTGCCGTCTTCTAAATTGACAATACTAAACGGAACGCTTAGAAGATCGAGCATTGTCATCAAAGAATCTATAGTGAACATATCAATTTTACCTGTCATTAAATGAGAAACTCTAGACTGATCTACCTGTAATCTTCTAGCTGCTTCGGTTTGTGTCCACTCGGCTCTTTCAATTATGTCTCTAAGAAACGCAGTTATTCTAGTTTTAGCTACCATTTTACTGGCTTCTACAGGTGTTTCTGTGACATGAAAAGGACTTTCATATGATTCAAACTCGTTATCAAGATCTACACTTGATAATTCAAAATTTGTGTTTATGTCCATAGTTTTTACCTCGAAAATAGTTTTCCAGAGATTGCCGACAATTATGTAAAATTTTACATAACTGAATACACATATTGGCACAAATTAAGCACAATAACCAGCTTTACCCCTTCCCAATAGCTGCCTTATATATGCTTTAAATCCTAATTTAGTCTGTTAAAAGCGATCGCTCTTAATAGACAACAAAGAATTTAAGCACGAACTTTTTTCAACATCACTGAAGTAAAAGCTACAGCTAATATCAATAAGAGAAAAGTTACTACAACTAAAGCTGCACCATAGCCAAAATCTAAATAGCGCATTACCGTTGAGTAAATATAGATTGAAACCGTTTCCGTAGAACCTGCTGGACCACCGCCCGTCATGACCTGCACTAGATCAAAAATACCAAAAGATTGAGCAAATCTAAACAGCAAGGCAATTAAAATCTGAGGCATCAGTAGGGGTAAGGTTATTTGATAGAAACTCTGCCAGGGACTTGCCCCATCCATTCGATGAGCTTCATACAAATCTTCGGAGATAGATTGCAGTCCAGCTAATAAAATAATGCTAATAAAGGGTGTTGTTTTCCAAACATCAGCCACGATTAAAGCCGTCATGGCCAAAGCAGGTGTGCCTAGCCAGTTAATTCCCGTATCAATCAATCCTAAACGGGTGAGTATATCGTTGACCACCCCATATTGATCGTTAAAAATCCAAGCCCAAGCTAACCCCATGACAGCGGTAGGTAAAGCCCAGGGAATGATCGAGATTGTGCGGACAATTCCGCGACCAAAAAAAGATTTGTTTAAAACTAAGGCAATTCCCAAGCCTAAGATCAATTCTAGGGAGACACTGATTACCGTAAAGACAGAGGTATTAAATAAACTTTGCCAAAATCTGCCATCCCCTAGCATTCTTTGATAATTACCAAAACCTGCAAAAACTGGCTGTAGTTGTGTACCTAAGTTTTCGGTAAACCAGCTTAGATAAAAGGCTCTAGCAATGGGATAGATAAATACCAAACCCATTATCAGTAAAGCTGGAAACAGTAAAAGCCAGCCCGTTAGTTTTTCTTGTTTATTAAGCATTGTTCATGATTATTGTTATTTTCCTTGTCTTTCATCCCTCATCTTTTTAATAAGTTGCGGGTTTCATTGGCAGCAGCTTTCATAGCTTGTTTAGGAGTCGAACTGCCTGTTATGATTGCACTAAGATAACGCTGAAGAATATCTGAAGCTTGAGCATACTGAGCAATAGGCGGGCGTAAGGCAGAACTTTTAACAACATCTAGTAGCTTGGGATAATAATTGTATTTAGCCACAATTTCAAGGTCATTAAATAAAACTGTGCGACTGGGAACAAAGCCAGTTTCTAAGACAAATTCTCGCTGTGATTCCTCACTACTAAGGAATTTCATTACTTCCCAGGTTTCATCTGGATGCTTGGTGCTTGTAGAAATACCTAATCCCCATCCTCCAAGGGTTGCACCGCTATTTTTGCCTGGGGCATGAACCATTGGCTTAATGTTAAATTTTCCTGCAATGGGAGACTCTAACGCCAAGCTGTAGACGTAAGGCCAATTCCTTAAAAAAACTGCCTTGCCATTCTCAAATAAACGGCGGGTTTCCTCTTCGGCATAGGTAGTGACACCTGGAGGAGAAACTTTTAGCGCGATCGCCTTATGTAAAAATTCTGCCGAGGCGATCGCTTCTGGTCGATCTAAACCAACTTCCAAAGTGTCAGGATCGACCCAAAAAGCTCCATTCCCTGCCAATATTTCCACAAACATGGCAGCTAATCCTTCATACTGCTTCCCCTGCCATACATACCCCCAGTTGGCTAATCCCTGCTTTTGTAAGTCCTGAGAAATTTTTAGTAGTTCATCAAAGGTTTCTGGCGGTTCATATCCAGCTTGTTCGAGTAAGTCTTGGCGATAATAAAGCATTCCCGCATCAGAGCGAAAAGGAAGACGATACAGCCTGTTTTCAAACATACCTCCTGCAATATCTGTCTTTAGATATTCTGCTGCTTCAGCAGCCGACAGGCGATCGCTAATATCTTTCAACCAACCCGCAGCAGCGAATTTGGAAGTCCAAACGATATCCATATAAACTAAATCGTAAGGAGAATTACCCAGTAAAAACGAAGATGTATATAAATCTTCTACTTGGTTACTATCACTGGGAGCTTCGACAATTTGAAAGCGAATACCTGAATGCTGTTGATTGAATTTAGTTGCCAAAGGCTGTAGCTGCTGTGCTTCATCAGCTCTGACTAAAGTTTTGATCGTCACAGCTTGCTGAGTCCAAGCAGGTAAGATTACGAAAAAAGTTAAACCCAAACCAGCCAGTAAAACAATTAAAAAATAAGTTTTAATAAATTTAAAGGTGTTTTTTCTGATTTTTCTTATCAGACGAAGAATTAACATTATTTATATCTATTGAGCTAAATGATTAGTAATGTTGGCAATAGTTTCAGATGTGTGCTTACTTTACAACGAAGTCCCCTTGACAATCAAAAATTAAAAATCTTTAACAGAAAAGTCATCAAAACACCATTTACTAGGAAACTTCCGTGTTTATACGAATGTATGCAAATTTTATTAGCAGTAACATTTGTTTAATCAAAAGGTAATCCACTATTTGCAAGGTGGTTTTACACAGTTTTTTAAAATTAATTTCTCTTGCTCTACAACCCTGCATTTCTAGCCAAAGCAGGGTTTTTTGTATATATTTGACTTTTTTCTATTACTTTGAGCTTAAATAAAGCTTATAGATTATGTTCAATTGAATAATCATCAACCCTAGTAAAAATGAGCTATACTTTACCATTGACAAAGCTAAAAGTAATGTTATGAGTCGGTATTCGGCACAGCACTTACTGCTAGCAATCATAAGGTAAAGTTGAGGAGGAGGCTATTCCTGAGCAGCTAAACCTGACTGTAAGCTTAAGAGGCTCCCGCGAAGTCAGGGAAAACTATCAAATATTTCGTCTAACTGGGTTACTCGATGCCTTTTCAGAACCAGCATTCCGTAAGGTTATTGGTAACTGTATAGACGAGGGACCAAAAAACCTAATTTTGGTTCTTGCACAAATTGATTTTATCGATAGTTCTGGTCTGGGAGCTTTGGTGCAGCTCGTGAAAAAGGCGCAGACAATAGGAGGTAGTTTACAGGTTGTTACTAACCCTAGGGTTACACAAACCGTTAAGCTAGTTCGTTTAGAGAAATTTCTTTCTCTCCAGCCTTCTGTAGAAGTAGCCCTAGAAAGCCTAAAAAAATAACGTCCTTGATGGATGCTTTTTTACCAGAAGAATAAACTCGATAATACGCCAATAGACACGGCTCATACTTAGGTAAAGTTCGGAGTTATGGGAGATTCGACCACGACAAGTCAATTAAATCAAATTGAATGCTTGTCGCCGATCGCTCTAGCGTATATAGGAGATGCTGTATTTGAACTATATGTTCGCACCAAATTCTTAATGCCCCCGAAACGTATGACTGATTATCATGGTCAAGTCGTCACCCAAGTAAGAGCCGAAAGTCAGGCGATACATTTATCTAATTTATTGCCTTGCTTAACTGATGGGGAAAAAGAAATTTTACGCCGAGGACGCAACGCTTGTGTAACTAAGCCTCGTCGTCTATCTCGTCACATTTACCAGCAAGCAAGCAGCTTGGAAACATTAATTGGTTATCTTCATTTAACTAATCCTCAGCGTTTACAAGAATTGTTGGCTAAATTGGATTTTGCTTTCCTTGACGGTGGAGAATAGATATTCAGCTCTTTTTTGTAACAGGCATCAAATAATGAAACCCAAATCGTCTCCGCCAAGGAAAAAAATTCAATCAAAAATTAACTCTGATGGTAATAATACTCCTGAAACTTTTACTCAACCAGCAGAAGAAATTGATTTAACCTATGGTCGTCATCCAGTTTTGGCTGCTTTAAAAAGCGATCGCCAGATTAATCGAATTTGGCTTACGGATAAACTACTTGCTCACGGACAGTTCTATCCCTTAGTTAAAGAGGCTAAAGCCAACGGCACAATTATTGATGAGGTAGATTCCCGTCGTTTAGCTCAACTAACCCAAGGAGGCAATCATCAGGGCATTGCAGCCCAGGTTGCTCCCTATTCTTATTGGGATTTGTCCGTTCTAATTGACCATGCTAAAAAAACTTCTGACCCTGTAATTGTAATTGCCGATAGTATCGAAGATCCTCATAACTTAGGAGCAATTATCCGTACTGCCGAAGCGTTAGGAGTTCAGGGAATAGTTATTCCCCAACGACGCGCAGCAGGAGTTACTTCAACGGTAATGAAGGTGGCAGCAGGGGCATTAGAAAATATGGCGATCGCCAGAGTAGTAAACTTAAACCAAGCAATTATCAAGCTTAAAGATGCTGGCTTTTGGATCTATGGCACAACAGCCGATACAGATACGATGCTGCACCAGACCAACTTTAGTGGCTCAGTGGGTTTAGTTATCGGCTCAGAAGGTCAAGGCTTGAGTCAGTCAACCGAGAAAAACTGCGATCAGTTAGTAGCTATTCCTTTAGTTGGTAAAACACCTAGTCTTAATGCTTCTGTGGCAGCAGCGATCGCTCTTTACGAAGTATTTAGACAGAGGCAATAATTAATTACTAACTACGGAACTTCAATTTCTGACAACCACACAGAATCTCCTTGATGAATAGTGCCTCCTTGAATAACTGACAATCTTATTCCTGCAAT
This DNA window, taken from Pleurocapsa sp. FMAR1, encodes the following:
- a CDS encoding type II toxin-antitoxin system RelE/ParE family toxin is translated as MMPEKKFRFASDAAGREYKKLPANIQKDFGSSLNLVQNNIKPFLPITQLSSIGAGVFELKIQGSPAYRCVYIAKYANTVFVLHSFVKTTNKTDQQAINTATKRYKELMAKLSAIANRNKSGK
- a CDS encoding helix-turn-helix domain-containing protein, with the protein product MDINTNFELSSVDLDNEFESYESPFHVTETPVEASKMVAKTRITAFLRDIIERAEWTQTEAARRLQVDQSRVSHLMTGKIDMFTIDSLMTMLDLLSVPFSIVNLEDGSIRFEFKAPELA
- a CDS encoding carbohydrate ABC transporter permease; translated protein: MLNKQEKLTGWLLLFPALLIMGLVFIYPIARAFYLSWFTENLGTQLQPVFAGFGNYQRMLGDGRFWQSLFNTSVFTVISVSLELILGLGIALVLNKSFFGRGIVRTISIIPWALPTAVMGLAWAWIFNDQYGVVNDILTRLGLIDTGINWLGTPALAMTALIVADVWKTTPFISIILLAGLQSISEDLYEAHRMDGASPWQSFYQITLPLLMPQILIALLFRFAQSFGIFDLVQVMTGGGPAGSTETVSIYIYSTVMRYLDFGYGAALVVVTFLLLILAVAFTSVMLKKVRA
- a CDS encoding ABC transporter substrate-binding protein, which translates into the protein MLILRLIRKIRKNTFKFIKTYFLIVLLAGLGLTFFVILPAWTQQAVTIKTLVRADEAQQLQPLATKFNQQHSGIRFQIVEAPSDSNQVEDLYTSSFLLGNSPYDLVYMDIVWTSKFAAAGWLKDISDRLSAAEAAEYLKTDIAGGMFENRLYRLPFRSDAGMLYYRQDLLEQAGYEPPETFDELLKISQDLQKQGLANWGYVWQGKQYEGLAAMFVEILAGNGAFWVDPDTLEVGLDRPEAIASAEFLHKAIALKVSPPGVTTYAEEETRRLFENGKAVFLRNWPYVYSLALESPIAGKFNIKPMVHAPGKNSGATLGGWGLGISTSTKHPDETWEVMKFLSSEESQREFVLETGFVPSRTVLFNDLEIVAKYNYYPKLLDVVKSSALRPPIAQYAQASDILQRYLSAIITGSSTPKQAMKAAANETRNLLKR
- a CDS encoding STAS domain-containing protein, with amino-acid sequence MPEQLNLTVSLRGSREVRENYQIFRLTGLLDAFSEPAFRKVIGNCIDEGPKNLILVLAQIDFIDSSGLGALVQLVKKAQTIGGSLQVVTNPRVTQTVKLVRLEKFLSLQPSVEVALESLKK
- a CDS encoding Mini-ribonuclease 3, with product MGDSTTTSQLNQIECLSPIALAYIGDAVFELYVRTKFLMPPKRMTDYHGQVVTQVRAESQAIHLSNLLPCLTDGEKEILRRGRNACVTKPRRLSRHIYQQASSLETLIGYLHLTNPQRLQELLAKLDFAFLDGGE
- the rlmB gene encoding 23S rRNA (guanosine(2251)-2'-O)-methyltransferase RlmB; translated protein: MKPKSSPPRKKIQSKINSDGNNTPETFTQPAEEIDLTYGRHPVLAALKSDRQINRIWLTDKLLAHGQFYPLVKEAKANGTIIDEVDSRRLAQLTQGGNHQGIAAQVAPYSYWDLSVLIDHAKKTSDPVIVIADSIEDPHNLGAIIRTAEALGVQGIVIPQRRAAGVTSTVMKVAAGALENMAIARVVNLNQAIIKLKDAGFWIYGTTADTDTMLHQTNFSGSVGLVIGSEGQGLSQSTEKNCDQLVAIPLVGKTPSLNASVAAAIALYEVFRQRQ